TTCTCGATCCGCCGCCAGGGCGCGACGCCGCAGGCCCGCCATGTGATCGCCTGGTTCGAGGGCGACCAGCTGAAGTCGCTGGATCTGCCGGGCGACCTGCCCAGCGAAAACGAATTCATCGCCTCGATCAACACCTTCAAGCCGCGCAACCAGCCCAAGCTGGAACTGAGCGAGGCTGAGCGCAAGGCCCTGCCGGTGCCGGCCAAGCCGGAGGCCGCCGCCGCCGAGCCGGTCGGCCCGGTGCGCGCCTATCCGCCGCTGGAGCCGCGCTCGTGAGCGCCGGCCGCCCGCTGAACATCGCCATTGCCGGCGCCTCCGGGCGCATGGGCCGGATGCTGATCGAGGCCGTCGTCAACGCGCCCGACTGCAAGCTCTCCGGCGCGCTGGACCGCGAGGGCAGCCCCGCCCTGGGCCTGGACGCCAGCGCCTGGCTGGGCCAGACCAGCGGCGTCGCGATCACCGCCGACCTGCGCCAGGGCCTGACCGGCGCCGATGTGCTGATCGACTTCACCCGCCCCGAGGGCACCCTGGCCCATCTGGCCGTCTGCCGCGAGTTGGGCGTCAAGGCCGTGATCGGCACCACCGGCTTCACGCCGGCGCAGAAGGCCGAGATCGCCGCCCATGGCCAGCAGATCGGCATCATGATGGCGCCGAACATGAGCGTCGGCGTCAATGTCGTGCTGAAGCTGCTGGACCTGGCCGCGCGCTCGCTCGCCACCGGCTACGACATCGAGGTCATCGAGGCCCACCACCGCCACAAGGTCGACGCCCCCAGCGGCACCGCGCTGGCGATGGGCGAGGTGGTCGCCCAGGCCCTGGGCCGCGACCTGAAGGACTGCGCGGTCTACGGCCGCGAAGGCGTCACCGGCGAGCGCGATCCCTCCACGATCGGCTTCGCCACCGTGCGCGGCGGCGACATCGTCGGCGACCACACCGTGCTGTTCGCCGGCATCGGCGAGCGCATCGAGATCACTCACAAGTCCAGCAGCCGCGTCACCTATGCCGAGGGCAGCCTGCGCGCCGCGCGCTTCCTGGCCGCCAACGGTCCGGGCCTGTACGGCATGGACGATGTCCTCGGCCTGAGCTGAGCCCATGGTCGGCTTCAACCAGTTCTGGCACCAGGGCGATGCGGTCTCGCGGGGCGTGGCCCTGCTGCTGCTGCTGATGTCGGTCAGCGCCTGGGTGCTGATCTTCTGGAAGGCCTGGACCCTGAACCGCGCGCGTCGCGACCTGGGCCGCGCGGTGCCGGCCTTCTGGGCCGCGGCCGACCTGGACGGCGGCCGCCAGGCGCTGGTGAACTTCGACCGCGAGGAGATCCTGCTGCCGCTGCTGGACGCCGGCCGTGCCGCCGCCAACAGCAACACGCTGGAGGCCGCCGGCAAGCGAGAGTCGCAGCTGACGCGCCGCCTGCGCGACGCACTGCACGGCGTGCTGGCCCGGCTGCAGTTCGGCCAGGTGCTGCTGGCCTCGATCGGCGCCACCGCGCCCTTCGTCGGCCTGTTCGGCACTGTCTGGGGCATCTACCACGCGCTGGTCAGCATCTCGGCGGCCGGCAATATCTCGATCGAGAAGGTCTCCGGCCCGGTCGGCGAGGCCCTGATCATGACCGCCGCCGGCCTGGCCGTGGCGATCCCCGCGGTGCTGGCCTACAACGTGTTCGGCAAGTTCGTCGGCGGCTGCGAGGCCGACCTGGAAGGCTTCGCCCACGATCTGCGCGAGCTGCTGGAACAGCCGCCGCACTGAGAAGGAAGAGCCCGCGCGATGGCCTTTGGACGCCTGGAACGCCGCGACGCGCCCAAGCCGATGGGCGAGATCAACATGACGCCGCTGATCGACGTCATGCTGGTGCTACTGGTCATCTTCATGATCACCGCGCCGCTGATGAGCAGCTCCCTGCGCCTGAACCTGCCCGAGAGCGAGGCCGCCACGCCCAGCGAGGCGCCGGCCTTCATCGCGGTGGCGCTGCAGCCCGACGGCAGCCTCTACCTCGGCGAGGAGAAGCTGGAGCCGGCCGCCTTCCGCGAGCGGGTCGGCCTGCTGGCCAAGGGCCGGCCCGACATGGAGGTACAGCTGCGCGCCGACAAGGCCGTGCCCTATGGCAGCGTCGCCGAGCTGATCGGCTGGGTGCAGGCCGCCGGCCTGAACCGCATCGCCTTCGTCGCCGAGGCCCTTCCGGCCAAGCCCTGAGCCGTGCCGCCGGCTCCGGCGGCCACGCCTCCTACAATCGGCGCCTTCAGCGCCCCGTGCCCCATCATGAACGACAAGTACGCCCCGAACGAGATCGAAGCCGCCGCCCGCGAGTACTGGAACTCGCGTGACGCCTACAAGGTCAGCGAAGACCAGAGCAAGCCGAAGT
This genomic stretch from Roseateles sp. DAIF2 harbors:
- a CDS encoding outer membrane protein assembly factor BamE, whose amino-acid sequence is MRPIIPLLTSTLALLGLAGCSSLPSLDSLPSVAGDKVLGLVTPYRVEVVQGNVLTKEQVARVKPGMSRAQVRDLLGSPLLTDIFHDNRWDYAFSIRRQGATPQARHVIAWFEGDQLKSLDLPGDLPSENEFIASINTFKPRNQPKLELSEAERKALPVPAKPEAAAAEPVGPVRAYPPLEPRS
- the dapB gene encoding 4-hydroxy-tetrahydrodipicolinate reductase: MSAGRPLNIAIAGASGRMGRMLIEAVVNAPDCKLSGALDREGSPALGLDASAWLGQTSGVAITADLRQGLTGADVLIDFTRPEGTLAHLAVCRELGVKAVIGTTGFTPAQKAEIAAHGQQIGIMMAPNMSVGVNVVLKLLDLAARSLATGYDIEVIEAHHRHKVDAPSGTALAMGEVVAQALGRDLKDCAVYGREGVTGERDPSTIGFATVRGGDIVGDHTVLFAGIGERIEITHKSSSRVTYAEGSLRAARFLAANGPGLYGMDDVLGLS
- a CDS encoding MotA/TolQ/ExbB proton channel family protein; the encoded protein is MVGFNQFWHQGDAVSRGVALLLLLMSVSAWVLIFWKAWTLNRARRDLGRAVPAFWAAADLDGGRQALVNFDREEILLPLLDAGRAAANSNTLEAAGKRESQLTRRLRDALHGVLARLQFGQVLLASIGATAPFVGLFGTVWGIYHALVSISAAGNISIEKVSGPVGEALIMTAAGLAVAIPAVLAYNVFGKFVGGCEADLEGFAHDLRELLEQPPH
- a CDS encoding biopolymer transporter ExbD, producing the protein MAFGRLERRDAPKPMGEINMTPLIDVMLVLLVIFMITAPLMSSSLRLNLPESEAATPSEAPAFIAVALQPDGSLYLGEEKLEPAAFRERVGLLAKGRPDMEVQLRADKAVPYGSVAELIGWVQAAGLNRIAFVAEALPAKP